In Strix aluco isolate bStrAlu1 chromosome 36, bStrAlu1.hap1, whole genome shotgun sequence, one genomic interval encodes:
- the LOC141917259 gene encoding olfactory receptor 14A16-like, translated as MSNRSFVTEFLLLAFADTRELQLLHFWLFLGIYLAALLGNGLIITAIACDHHLHTPMYFFLLNLSVLDLGSISTTLPKAMDNSLWDTRNISYYGCVAQVFFFLFSIQAEFSLLTIMSYDRYVAICKPLHYGTLLSSRACVHMAAAAWGTGFLWAVLHTANTFSLPLCQGNAVDQFFCEIPQILKLSFSHSFLREVGLIVVSVSFYLSCFVFIVVSYVQIFWVVLRIPSEQGRHKAFSTCLPHLAVVSLVVSTGMFAHLKPPSISSPTVDLVVSFLYSVVPPALNPLIYSMRNQEVKYSLRRLYKYISFQH; from the coding sequence ATGTCCAACAGAAGCTTCGTAACTGAATTTctcctcctggcattcgcagacacacgggagctgcagctcttgcacttctggctcttcctgggcatctacctggctgcgctcctgggcaacggcctcatcatcaccgccatcgcctgtgaccaccacctgcacacccccatgtacttcttcctcctcaacctctccgtCCTTGACCTGGggtccatctccaccactctccccaaagccatggacaattccctctgggacaccaGGAACATCTCCTACTATGGATGTGTTGCacaggtctttttctttcttttttcaatccAAGCAGAGTTTTCCCTTctcaccatcatgtcctatgACCGCTatgttgccatctgcaaacccctgcactatggGACCCTCCtgagcagcagagcttgtgtgcacatggcagcagctgcctggggcactggttTTCTCTGGGCTGTTctgcacacggccaacacattttcactaccactctgccaaggcaatgctgtggaccaattcttctgtgaaatcccccagattcTCAAGCTCTCCTTCTCACACTCCTtcctcagggaagttgggcttatCGTGGTTAGTGTCTCTTTTTATTtgtcatgttttgttttcattgtggtgtcctatgtgcagatcttctgGGTGGTGCTGAGGATCCcatctgagcagggacggcacaaagccttttccacgtgcctccctcacctggctgtggttTCCCTGGTTGTCAGCACTGGCATGTTTGCccacctgaagcccccctccatctcctccccaacggtggacctggtggtgtcatttctgtactcggtGGTGCCTCCAGCATTGAACCcgctcatctacagcatgagaaACCAAGAGGTCAAGTATTCCCTGAGGAGACTATACAAATACATATCATTCCAGCATTAA